A region of the Gopherus flavomarginatus isolate rGopFla2 chromosome 3, rGopFla2.mat.asm, whole genome shotgun sequence genome:
TGGTACCCCTTCCCTATGACAATACTAAGGCATTATGCTTATTTATCAGACTTAAGGAGAGGTGCTCTAACCTGCACACAACTACATACGTTATAGTTCACAGTATGTAAATACAAATCTTGGAGGATTtgggctggggttttcaaaggaaCCAGGCACTGAACCTCACTAGGCTTTGGGCACCTAGCCTTTAGGCTTTCTTGAAAACCCCAACCTAAAGAAATATAGCAACTTTAATAGAGAGTATAAGAGAAACAATCTAAACTAAGGGTAGGcatcaaaataaacaaattaataataataataaataataataataaaaaaacaaaattaacaaaTGAAATATTAATTGTGAACTTTTTGGACAGATATCGCCAGATATTGGAAAAAGCAATTCAGCTATCAGGGGTGGAACAACTAGAAGCCTTGAAAGCTTTTGTAGAAGCAAGTAAGTGTGTCTGGAATAGTACTTGTTTTGTTTATGCATTGTTGACTGAAGACTTGATGCATGTTGGATTACACATTCAGATAAATATAGATTAGGCTATGTGAATGTTTGATGCTCTCTGCATATTCAGTCATGCATCTGAGTCTGCTTGGAGCACCAATCATCACATGTTAAAACATTAATAGAAAACAGACTTTAAAATGACTGTAACCTTGTTTtgtaaactagattttttttcccctcccccaaacctgtCAGTGGTACTGCTCTTGAATACACTCATAGACACTACATAGAAACCTAAAATAGATGGTCTTTGCTGAGGACTAAAGTgattattagtttaaaaaaaaaaagtatcaggaAAAAAATGCTCAAGACCTTTATTTGGATATCTTAGAACTGACAAATTTTACTAAAATTTCCCCTCATCAATTGTCCAGACTGAGAACAGGCATGATAAAACTTAGCATGAAGTCTTAATTTGTGCAAGATGTTGTTATAACTAAGGCTTTGTTTTAGTCACAggtgtttttaataaaagtcacagacaggtcaggggcagtaaacaaaaattcatggcccgtgacctgtccatggcttttactaaaaatacacgTAACTAAAACTTGTGGGGAAAGGGACTGCCTGGGGACCCtgggggtgctggaggagggTGGCCCAGGTGCTGGTGACGGGAGGCGCGGGTGGCAATTCACAGTCCACGACCCCCTCTTCTGCTTCGGGGTGGAGGGGTGTTGGCGGGGCCACTAGGCTCCTTACCTGGCTCCGCTCCTCCCCGTCCCCCAGCAGCAGAGTTTTGGCTCAGCTGCTAGGCGGAGGCGGAGCTACGTAGCCTAGGAGCTGAGCAAGGGGGATGTTGCTGTTTCTGGGGTGCCCCCATCCAAACTCTGatgctggggggaagggtggggatggCAGTGGCCTGAGCCTGCCCCAGCAGTGGACAGTGGGACTGGCGCAGGGGCTACCTGAACTGCCCCTGTGTAGAGCGCACCAACCACTGCATAAATCATGGAGGTCAGtgaatctgtgacttccgtgaccAACTCACAGCCTTAGTTATAACATACACACCTGAAAATAGGAGTTTAGAATGAAAGTTCTTTCTAAATCATAGAAAGACATCATACGTTAGCCTTTGTCATACCTGAGAACTGTTGTGAGCTATGTAGCAAACAGACAGTGTAGCTTTCTTGGAGAGTAGAATCTAGTTTTCTTAAAATTAAGATTGTTGTTAGTGACTTAAAAAACAGGAATATTCAAAATTACCATTAAAGCTGCTGATTAACTATGGATTGGTGATATCGAAAGCATTGACCTATATTTCTTCCCTTATTTCTTCCTTCTATTGTGTCTTTGAACTAGTGGTAAATGAGAATGTCAGTCTAGTGATCTCACGTCAATTGCTGACAGATTTCTGTACGCATCTCCCAAATCTTCCCGATAGCACGGCCAAAGAAATCTATCACTTTACCTTGGAAAAGATACAGCCTAGAGTAATTTCATTTGAAGAACAGGTAAGAGAGAATTGAGTGGTtgagattctgtgtcctgcaacatgcaggaggtcagattaaattatcataatgatcccttctggtcttaaagtcaATAAAATTAATGATGAGTATATTTGTCTTAAAGTTCAAAACAGAGTGTTTAATCCTAAATATTGTGTTTTAATGTTTTTCAGTAAAAAATGGACACTGATACTCATGGTCCAATTTTACATTCTTGTGTACCCAGAACTCCTGCTGAATTTGATGAGGATTTTGGGTGTGCAAATAATTCCATATTTGTCCCATAATCAGGATGTTAAGTATTTAGTTCCTGCACTACTAAAAATGGCTTCCTAGAGCAAGGTAATAATCTGGTTATTAGAGAAACAACTGAGATGCAACCTGGAACTCATTGTGCTGCATTGTATAACAGTAACACACTGGGCAGGGTATGTGAAGAGACAGTATTTGgttttttatatatgtatatttattaaaGAGTGAGTTCTAAACTTATTTAGAGAACAGTTTATCAGGGAAAATGTTTCCTTGAAATACCAGCTCATCAGTCAGCTACAGAGTTTAGTTCAATATGTGTTGTCAAACCTgcccatttttttctttctagatACCCTGCAGCATTAGGTGGTagtatgtgtgtgtggagaaaagcagcttttatttaaatattataaaatctaatatttgaattggaaaaaccagacaatcacttgCTTTGCTTTACATTTCCATCTGTTTCCTTCTTATTATTTTAATCAGCTTTCATCTCAATGCTTATCTCACCGTTTctcccttggcccgtgccacttccagcagctcccattggcccggagtagtgatccgtggccagtgggagccgcgatcggccatacctgcggacggggcaggtaaacacactggccccgcccaccaagggctttccctgcacaagtggaaACCCTGGCTTATCTAAACATGCCTACCCATGTTACAATGGTTGTACATGGATGAAGCCTATCACACCAAGCAAATGTGTCAATTAATTGTCACAATTCCTCTGTGAAGCCTTGATCCCACATTATAAATCTCAAGATTGGAAACAAGTTATATGAGTGCATTCCTACCTCATGGGGGGGTTATGTAAAGGTTAATTTTTTAGGCCTAGACCTTCACAAATGGCCAGTGATTTAGGGTGCCTCAACTTTGGAGAGCGTAACTTAGCACCTGTAAAAGAGTCCAGTTATTCAGAGGGTGGATGCCGAGTCCTTTccaaaaatcaggtccctttttaGTGTCTCAACTTGGGAATGCCAGATTGAAGCAATCAAAACcattagtcattttttaaaactctggTTTGTGTTTGATAAAGATTTTTAGGTGAAAGGAGTCTACTGATCATGAAGCTACTGTATCATGTGTCAGGAAAAATACTATTGATAAATGAGAAGCAGCGGATGGTATGACTGTTAATGGAATATGGATCAGTTTTTATAGTatgcttttgttttttccagGTTGCTTCTATAAGGCAGCATCTTGCATCAATTTATGAGAAAGAAGAAGACTGGAGAAATGCAGCACAAGTGTTGGTGGGGATTCCTTTGGAAACAGGACAAAAGTAAATACTGTGGTTAGAGACAATTTTGTCCTGCTGAGTAtccttctgtgttttttttttaatgcttcccTAGAGTTAAGTATGTCTGGTTTTTCTCTGCTTATTTCCTTGGATCTTCAGTATTGTCGCATGGTGACAATTGTATAGGTAAATTCAAAATCATCTCTGCAGTATCAAAATACTCCTTGGCTTTCAAAGCACTAACGTATATGGAATACCTAGTCATTAGCATCCTTCTAGCAAATGTGATTAATAAAGCTTCACTTCAAAACACTCTTTATCCCTTTTCCCTGTACATCCCTTTCCTCCTCCATGTACACAAAGGAGTTACTGTAGGCTTTGCCCAGATTAATGTCTCTTGTGATTGCAAGATTGAAATGCTCACACAACTGGATTTCTACATTATATATTTTTCCGCTCCTTCACAGACAATACAATGTGGATTATAAATTGGAGACTTACCTGAAAATTGCCAGACTGTATCTGGAAGATGATGACCCAGTTCAGGCAGAGGCTTATATTAACCGAGCTTCGCTGCTTCAGAATGAATCAACCAATGAACAGCTACAGATCCATTATAAGGTGGTGTAACTTATTTTAGTTTTTCCTTCTACGAGGGAAAGAATACCACATTGAATTATATTAGGGTGTATGGGGTTTTTGTTGTGggggtttttggggtttttttggtagctTTACGTAAGCTTGATAAATAGATTTAGGATAGATTGATAAAAAGATTTTTCAAAATGGActtgtctcattgaaagtcaatgtgaGCCTAAGCTCCCAAATGTCTAAGTCACTTTAGACTTCTAGGCTACAtaagcagttttgaaaatgttattccTAGCTTACATTTGAAGAATCAAGATAACAGAAAGGACAAAGAATAACTCACTTGAATAAACATccaggaaaaaataaatttatGATGATCACTGAAACCAAACGAGAAGgaataaaatgaattattttaagaAATCATATACTCCTAGAGCAATTTGTCCTCTAGCAAATGTTAGTCTCCTAAATATTACTCTATGGGGTAAAAGCATTAGGGTCAGACTGACAGTACCAAATAGGTGCAGAAAAGCATATAGTTCTAGAACATTACAAGTACAATTTTTTAATATACTAGGCTTGAACTACACAGCTATGAAATTACAGAGTGAGTATAAGCATTataagagaaattggagagggaagactgaaaaagcaaagaaatgcTAAACTCTGAAGAAGAGACACCAAGGAAAAATTAATTTCTGTGTGTATGCTGTAAGTGCAAAGTGTCATTGTTAGTAGTAAAAGGGAGACTTGGGGTTATGAAACATTTGTACTACATTTTACGTACTACTGTTTTATATTCAGTTTCATTTTTAATAGTTAGGCACTAGCACAATGCTGCAGTGTTTGAGATCCAGACACTGAAGGGAAATGTTTCTTTCTTTGTAAACTTATCCCAGCCCACAAAGaagtttttatataaaaatatttaatagatttTGCAAAATCTAACACTTGAGCTTATACTATCTGACAGTTTTAAATTAATGAAGTGACTGTATTTACATATTAACTGCTGGTATTCCATGTCTTTTGGATGAAATATAAAACCAGGGTCCTGACCACTTTGGCCCATTAAAGGTACATGATACTTAAGAGTTAGTGTTACTCGGATGTCCTGGCCAAATTACAAGATGGATGATTACTTGGCTCTGTCTAAATCCCTGCTGCATCTTTTATTGGATATATATTAATCTTCACTTCCTGTCTGTACTTTTGTGAGATATTGCATTGCCCTGTGGCAGTAGAAATTTCATTTTCGAATTAGCTGCACCTCTACTGTGAGGCAGGTattagtgtgtgtatatataattccATATTTGTTTAAATTGGTAACGCACTGTGGAATCCTGTATGAAAATTTATGTAAATTATTATGCTCAGTAATCACTCATGAATTTGACATTCAGATTAAGATTCTGCAGTTTCTGTGGAGATCTCACAACAGgctttggaggacagattgcCAGCATATCAAGTCTCTAACTGCAGAAGAATAGTTATTTGAGCTCTTGCAGAACTTTcccaagatgatgatgatgttttcaGCAGACTTAAGCAATGCTTATGGAGCCATGCTCTCACTTTGTAGTACAGCAGCTAATGTGTGTCTCTGCTGTACGGTCACTTTCCTACTTAGCTTTTTTCTTACTGAAACATTCTCTTTAGGTGTGCTACGCTCGTGTTCTTGATTACAGAAGGAAGTTCATTGAAGCTGCCCAAAGGTACAATGAGCTCTCTTACAAGAGCATAGTCCATGAAAGTGAGAGACTAGAGGCATTGAAGCATGCTTTGCATTGTACTATCCTAGCATCAGCAGGTAAAATGAATGTCACAGATTTGTGTATTTCTGGCCTTTTATATTCCATATAAAAAAGGATTGTTAATCTTTAATTGATCCCCATAAAGCATAACCTTTTGTGTAGCTCTCATCATTGTAAGATGTAGTAGTGAGGAATCTAGAAGTATGAAAACAGGTAAGAAATTGAGGGTTTGATAGCAGGCCAATAACTATGAGTTTTGAGTATCTTTCTCTCTGCATGCCTAAGTTACAGTCATCTTAACCTGGATGCACAAAAGAACGAGTAATTGGGGAAAGCTtaggcagtttaaaaaaacactttggaAAAGGTTGCAGTAGTTATATCTAAGGAAATTTTTTCTGTCACTGATCGTAAAGTATACCTGGA
Encoded here:
- the COPS4 gene encoding COP9 signalosome complex subunit 4 isoform X1; amino-acid sequence: MAAVVRQELAQLMNSSGSHKDLAGKYRQILEKAIQLSGVEQLEALKAFVEAMVNENVSLVISRQLLTDFCTHLPNLPDSTAKEIYHFTLEKIQPRVISFEEQVASIRQHLASIYEKEEDWRNAAQVLVGIPLETGQKQYNVDYKLETYLKIARLYLEDDDPVQAEAYINRASLLQNESTNEQLQIHYKVCYARVLDYRRKFIEAAQRYNELSYKSIVHESERLEALKHALHCTILASAGQQRSRMLATLFKDERCQQLAAYGILEKMYLDRIIRGNQLQEFAAMLMPHQKATTADGSSILDRAVIEHNLLSASKLYNNITFEELGALLEIPAAKAEKIASQMITEGRMNGFIDQIDGIVHFETREALPTWDKQIQSLCFQVNNLLEKISQTVPEWTAQAMEAQMAQ
- the COPS4 gene encoding COP9 signalosome complex subunit 4 isoform X2, with protein sequence MVNENVSLVISRQLLTDFCTHLPNLPDSTAKEIYHFTLEKIQPRVISFEEQVASIRQHLASIYEKEEDWRNAAQVLVGIPLETGQKQYNVDYKLETYLKIARLYLEDDDPVQAEAYINRASLLQNESTNEQLQIHYKVCYARVLDYRRKFIEAAQRYNELSYKSIVHESERLEALKHALHCTILASAGQQRSRMLATLFKDERCQQLAAYGILEKMYLDRIIRGNQLQEFAAMLMPHQKATTADGSSILDRAVIEHNLLSASKLYNNITFEELGALLEIPAAKAEKIASQMITEGRMNGFIDQIDGIVHFETREALPTWDKQIQSLCFQVNNLLEKISQTVPEWTAQAMEAQMAQ